In Chelonia mydas isolate rCheMyd1 chromosome 20, rCheMyd1.pri.v2, whole genome shotgun sequence, a single genomic region encodes these proteins:
- the PRPH gene encoding peripherin isoform X2: MSARATSYRRVFGPPPPLLSPGSGSSAARLLGAPGPARSAQWARGSLRAAQPARLAPGAARLDWALAEALNREFLATRGSEKAALQELNDRFASFIERVRALEAHNAALRAQLGQAQAREPARAADLCQGELRDLRRQLEQLGQERDRAQVERDNLAEDLAALKQRLEEEIHRREDAENNLVLFRKDVDDATLSRLELERKIESLMDEIEFLKKLHEEELRDMQVSIHSQQVQVEMEPVKPDLTAALRDIRTQYESIAVKNLQEAEEWYKSKFADLSDAANRNHEALRQAKQEMNESRRQIQSLTCEVDGLKGTNEVLLRQMQQLEDQYGAEVGSYQDTVGRLEQEIQHLKEEMARHLREYQDLLNVKMALDIEIATYRKLLEGEENRITIPIHSLASLSMKTSVPEPEQIMESHTRKMVLIKTIETRNGEVVTESRKEQRSELDK; the protein is encoded by the exons ATGAGCGCCCGGGCCACCTCGTACCGCCGCGTCTtcgggccgccgccgccgctgctctCGCCGGGCTCGGGCTCCTCCGCCGCGCGCCTGCTGGGCGCGCCGGGCCCTGCGCGCTCCGCGCAGTGGGCGCGCGGCTCGTTGCGCGCCGCGCAGCCGGCCCGCCTGGCCCCGGGCGCCGCGCGGCTGGACTGGGCGCTGGCCGAGGCGCTGAACCGCGAGTTCCTGGCCACGCGCGGCAGCGAGAAGGCGGCGCTGCAGGAGCTCAACGACCGCTTCGCCAGCTTCATCGAGAGGGTGCGCGCCCTGGAGGCGCACAACGCCGCGCTGCGCGCCCAGCTGGGCCAGGCGCAGGCCCGCGAGCCCGCGCGCGCCGCCGACCTGTGCCAGGGCGAGCTGCGCGACCTGCGGCGCCAGCTGGAGCAGCTGGGCCAGGAGCGGGACCGCGCGCAGGTGGAGCGGGACAACCTGGCCGAGGACCTGGCCGCGCTCAAGCAGAG gctggaggaggagataCACAGGCGTGAGGATGCAGAGAACAACCTGGTGCTGTTCCGGAAG GATGTGGACGACGCCACCCTCTCCCGCCTGGAGCTGGAACGCAAGATCGAGTCGCTGATGGACGAGATAGAGTTCCTGAAGAAGCTGCACGAGGAG GAGCTGCGTGACATGCAGGTGAGCATTCACAGCCAGCAGGTGCAGGTGGAGATGGAGCCGGTCAAGCCAGACCTGACGGCCGCGCTGCGCGACATCCGCACCCAGTACGAGAGCATCGCGGTGAAGAACCTGCAGGAGGCCGAGGAGTGGTACAAGTCCAAG TTTGCTGACCTGTCGGACGCAGCCAACCGGAACCACGAGGCGCTGCGCCAGGCCAAGCAGGAGATGAACGAGTCCCGGAGGCAGATCCAGAGCCTGACCTGCGAGGTGGACGGGCTGAAGGGAACC AACGAGGTGCTGCTGCGCCAGATGCAGCAGCTGGAGGACCAGTACGGGGCGGAGGTCGGCAGTTACCAGGACACGGTGGGGCGGCTGGAGCAGGAGATCCAGCACCTGAAGGAGGAGATGGCGCGGCACCTGCGCGAGTACCAGGACCTGCTCAATGTCAAGATGGCGCTGGACATCGAGATCGCCACCTACCGCAAGCTGCTGGAGGGCGAGGAGAACAG GATCACGATCCCCATCCACTCGCTGGCCTCCCTCAGCATGAAAACTTCGG tgcccgaGCCGGAGCAGATCATGGAGAGCCACACCAGGAAAATGGTTCTGATCAAAACCATTGAGACCCGGAATGGAGAG GTGGTGACTGAGTCGAGGAAGGAGCAGAGAAGCGAGCTGGACAAGTGA
- the PRPH gene encoding peripherin isoform X1 has product MSARATSYRRVFGPPPPLLSPGSGSSAARLLGAPGPARSAQWARGSLRAAQPARLAPGAARLDWALAEALNREFLATRGSEKAALQELNDRFASFIERVRALEAHNAALRAQLGQAQAREPARAADLCQGELRDLRRQLEQLGQERDRAQVERDNLAEDLAALKQRLEEEIHRREDAENNLVLFRKDVDDATLSRLELERKIESLMDEIEFLKKLHEEELRDMQVSIHSQQVQVEMEPVKPDLTAALRDIRTQYESIAVKNLQEAEEWYKSKFADLSDAANRNHEALRQAKQEMNESRRQIQSLTCEVDGLKGTNEVLLRQMQQLEDQYGAEVGSYQDTVGRLEQEIQHLKEEMARHLREYQDLLNVKMALDIEIATYRKLLEGEENRITIPIHSLASLSMKTSVPEPEQIMESHTRKMVLIKTIETRNGEQDPAPPPATAWALPIQTSRPLPSPWSDC; this is encoded by the exons ATGAGCGCCCGGGCCACCTCGTACCGCCGCGTCTtcgggccgccgccgccgctgctctCGCCGGGCTCGGGCTCCTCCGCCGCGCGCCTGCTGGGCGCGCCGGGCCCTGCGCGCTCCGCGCAGTGGGCGCGCGGCTCGTTGCGCGCCGCGCAGCCGGCCCGCCTGGCCCCGGGCGCCGCGCGGCTGGACTGGGCGCTGGCCGAGGCGCTGAACCGCGAGTTCCTGGCCACGCGCGGCAGCGAGAAGGCGGCGCTGCAGGAGCTCAACGACCGCTTCGCCAGCTTCATCGAGAGGGTGCGCGCCCTGGAGGCGCACAACGCCGCGCTGCGCGCCCAGCTGGGCCAGGCGCAGGCCCGCGAGCCCGCGCGCGCCGCCGACCTGTGCCAGGGCGAGCTGCGCGACCTGCGGCGCCAGCTGGAGCAGCTGGGCCAGGAGCGGGACCGCGCGCAGGTGGAGCGGGACAACCTGGCCGAGGACCTGGCCGCGCTCAAGCAGAG gctggaggaggagataCACAGGCGTGAGGATGCAGAGAACAACCTGGTGCTGTTCCGGAAG GATGTGGACGACGCCACCCTCTCCCGCCTGGAGCTGGAACGCAAGATCGAGTCGCTGATGGACGAGATAGAGTTCCTGAAGAAGCTGCACGAGGAG GAGCTGCGTGACATGCAGGTGAGCATTCACAGCCAGCAGGTGCAGGTGGAGATGGAGCCGGTCAAGCCAGACCTGACGGCCGCGCTGCGCGACATCCGCACCCAGTACGAGAGCATCGCGGTGAAGAACCTGCAGGAGGCCGAGGAGTGGTACAAGTCCAAG TTTGCTGACCTGTCGGACGCAGCCAACCGGAACCACGAGGCGCTGCGCCAGGCCAAGCAGGAGATGAACGAGTCCCGGAGGCAGATCCAGAGCCTGACCTGCGAGGTGGACGGGCTGAAGGGAACC AACGAGGTGCTGCTGCGCCAGATGCAGCAGCTGGAGGACCAGTACGGGGCGGAGGTCGGCAGTTACCAGGACACGGTGGGGCGGCTGGAGCAGGAGATCCAGCACCTGAAGGAGGAGATGGCGCGGCACCTGCGCGAGTACCAGGACCTGCTCAATGTCAAGATGGCGCTGGACATCGAGATCGCCACCTACCGCAAGCTGCTGGAGGGCGAGGAGAACAG GATCACGATCCCCATCCACTCGCTGGCCTCCCTCAGCATGAAAACTTCGG tgcccgaGCCGGAGCAGATCATGGAGAGCCACACCAGGAAAATGGTTCTGATCAAAACCATTGAGACCCGGAATGGAGAG cagGATCCGGCTCCCCCTCCAGCCACTGCCTGGGCTCTGCCCATACAAACCTCGAGACCACTACCCAGTCCCTGGAGCGACTGCTGA